The Ipomoea triloba cultivar NCNSP0323 chromosome 4, ASM357664v1 DNA segment CAACGTTTCCTATTTGATCAGCAACACTTTAGCAGTTAACAAAGGGTTAACTAGCACTAACAGTCAAACTACCAGCTACACTGGCGGTTTTCCTGATTGGGTTAAGTCTGGTGACCGAAAACTCTTGCAGTCGTCGGCTGCTTCTAAGGCGGATATTGTGGTGGCCCAAGATGGGTCCGGGGACTATAAGACCGTGACGGATGCCGTGAATGCGGCCGGGAAGAGGACCGGGAGTGGGAGATATGTGATATATGTGAAGGGTGGAGTGTATGAGGAAAATGTGAATATTGGTACCAGTTTGAAGAACATCATGTTGGTCGGCGACGGAATTGGGAAAACAATTATCACCGGAAGCCTGAGTGTTGGCGGTGGATCCACCACCTTCAAATCCGCCACTGTTGGTAATCAACTAATCCTTATGCATAATTGTTTGTTTAATCTAAATTTTTgtctaattgaaaaaaaaaaagaaaaaaaaaaagaagcttctATCTTTTATCTGAATTATGTGAgtccatatttaattttttaaaactatttcTGCTACAAACATATTAATAAAGTCACTAATTTTGTCTTTTAGGTACTAAAATAGTAACTTTACACATAGCTTAGGGTTCAAAATCATACATATAACTTAGGCCAGAATGACAAAAAAGGCAATTGTTTCCTTTCTCTAATCAACAATTAAGAGTTAATCTGATATGGATCCTTAAGTATAGTTGTATTGTCACACTTagttaaactttcaaattgatcacaTGTGATAATCCTTCAACTTTGAAATTGATATTATCTGTTCAAATTAATCACTTCTGGCTTTCAACTTTCACAATTTGACCAGCCCCAGTCATCTTGGAAGGATTACATGtgtttaaaatttgatatttgaaTGACTATATATGTATGGTTAACTTTGATTATCAGATGGCAACAAATTGAACGTTAAAGAATcaataacaatttgaaagtctaAGAAGCATACTatgttcaattaattattttcaatacgTTTCAGCTGTGGTCGGAGATGGGTTTATTGGACAAGGCATAACATTCAGAAACACCGCCGGAGCAGCAAACCACCAGGCCGTGGCTCTCCGGTCCGGCTCCGATCTCTCAGTATTCTACCAATGCGGCTTCGAGGGTTATCAAGACACGCTCTATGTCTACTCAGACAGGCAATTCTACAGAGAATGCGACATCTACGGCACCGTCGACTTCATCTTCGGTAACTCCGCCGCCGTCTTCCAAAACTGCAACATTTATGCCCGAAACCCACCAAACAAGGTCAACACAATCACCGCCCAAGGCCGGACCGACCCGAATCAGAACACCGGAATATCAATCCACGACAGCAAAGTCACGGCCGCGTCCGACCTAGAGGGCTCCGTGAGCTCCGTCAAGACTTACTTGGGACGGCCGTGGAAGGAATATTCGCGCACGGTGTTCATGAAGACGTTCTTGGATAGTTTGATTAATCCGGCGGGTTGGTTGGCGTGGGATGGGAGTTTTGCGCTAAATACATTATACTACGGCGAGTATTTGAACACCGGGGCAGGGGCGTCGACGGCTAATAGGGTGACTTGGGGTGGTTATCACGTGATCACCAGTGAAACGGAGGCGTCCCAGTTCACCGTCGGCAGCTTCATCGGCGGTGACTCTTGGTTACCCGCCACAAACGTGCCGTTTACTTCAGGCCTTTGATTTCGATCTTTTTATTGTTATGATTGTTGGGGTTATAATGGATTAAACTTATAGAAGCATATAcatttagaattaaaaaaaaaaaaggaataataaaataaatcatatatatttatatttagctTTTAAGAGCACCCTTAGACCATCTCCAACCATCTACACCAAATTCTGCACCAAATTCTACACCAAAAGGAATATTCCCAGCATATTCTTATACCAAATTTTTTTCATCTCCAACCCATTACACCAAATTCTACACCAAACTTTATTtcttcactaaaataatttattttctcataaattaagactttatattatcttttaatattttaatataaaatataatcatgCAATGTTATGCAAATaatataaagtaattttttttagatttaattttgttaaattcatattttatgtagtttcatttttaattattttatattcaatattagtcttgttttaatcgtcttgatgagatctttcaaatgatataatttatttttaataatataaagtttatatctaataatttaacaaaatgtaaaaatatattaaaactaaaGTAAGAACTGGGGGGcaaaatggggaaaaaaaaaaaactaagaacaCATTTGGTGCAGATGAACAGTGCAGCACCAAATATGGCGCTGCACTGTTCACCATGCACCAAATTTTTGGAGGGATGCAGTGTTGATTGGAGCAAATTTGTAGCGCCattacactattttttttttgctgttttGGTGTTTTGGAGAGAAGGTTGGAGATGACCTTATCACTGCATATTTTTTGGATAATGTCActgttattttctaattttttttaatcacccctcattttttctttcctaatcacacctacaaaaaactcctcaaaaaccacgaaaaaactccactgataaggatgctctaatataatttatattgttgtctattttttttaagaaaccaTCTGAATCAATTAAAGAATGAATACACTGCGGGGAATATCCTCCCACCTACATAAACCATTGTTCGAATGCGCATATCATGCTAACGTGTGAGCTGGCACATTTACTGATCTACTAACATATCTAAGGGCACAAGGTTGAAATTTAGATGAGAGACAATGACTATCCCAGTATCCTTAATAATAGTATCGGTATATGATAAATCCCGGGATGTCGTTGAAGAGGTTACAAACTTGCTGACAGTCTGATTGGCTGCATATTTTCTGCCAATGTTTCTCCAATAGCCAAGATAATACTTCTTTAATTGCAAGGGCTTGGGCAAGATAGGCACTATTGACAGGTGTTAATGGTCCCGAAATAGCGGCAATGAACTCTCCCTTGTGTGAGGTGATAATTGCACCAAATGTTGTTGA contains these protein-coding regions:
- the LOC116017477 gene encoding pectinesterase 2-like → MVNLRLLFTCSFLATFIFTAVSGYSTAEIKTWCSQTPYPQICEYYMSQSPSNGAAPIKDKSDFLKVAVNLALEHAKRAMDSAYTLGPKCRNQREKAAWEDCLALYEVTVGKITATVDPAVKNSAADAQTWLSAALTNLETCRDGFIDVGVTDNVMPMMSNNVSYLISNTLAVNKGLTSTNSQTTSYTGGFPDWVKSGDRKLLQSSAASKADIVVAQDGSGDYKTVTDAVNAAGKRTGSGRYVIYVKGGVYEENVNIGTSLKNIMLVGDGIGKTIITGSLSVGGGSTTFKSATVAVVGDGFIGQGITFRNTAGAANHQAVALRSGSDLSVFYQCGFEGYQDTLYVYSDRQFYRECDIYGTVDFIFGNSAAVFQNCNIYARNPPNKVNTITAQGRTDPNQNTGISIHDSKVTAASDLEGSVSSVKTYLGRPWKEYSRTVFMKTFLDSLINPAGWLAWDGSFALNTLYYGEYLNTGAGASTANRVTWGGYHVITSETEASQFTVGSFIGGDSWLPATNVPFTSGL